A genome region from Trichosurus vulpecula isolate mTriVul1 chromosome 5, mTriVul1.pri, whole genome shotgun sequence includes the following:
- the LOC118851371 gene encoding galectin-1-like — protein MAGECGGGKVVCLKDLGLKPGDGIKIEGDILPNAKMFRCDLGMDEENIAMHFNPRFHYIAFHNIIICNSKSDGVWGVEQRDTNLPFAQDMSVEISITFEGQQFRVRMQNDHEITFPNRLDLNQIHYLAVTGDFSVRKVDFKSDFASSQLQIVFDS, from the exons GTAGTTTGTCTTAAAGATTTGGGCCTCAAACCTGGAGATGGTATAAAAATAGAAGGAGACATACTGCCTAATGCCAAGAT GTTTAGATGTGACCTGGGCATGGATGAAGAAAACATTGCCATGCACTTCAACCCACGCTTCCACTATATTGCTTTTCACAACATCATCATCTGCAATTCTAAGTCAGATGGCGTTTGGGGAGTAGAACAAAGGGACACCAACCTCCCCTTTGCACAAGATATGTCGGTGGAG ATTTCCATAACCTTTGAAGGGCAGCAGTTCAGAGTGAGGATGCAGAATGACCATGAGATCACTTTCCCCAATCGCCTTGACTTGAATCAGATACACTACCTGGCAGTTACTGGGGACTTCAGTGTTAGAAAGGTGGACTTCAAAAGTGACTTCGCATCAAGCCAGCTTCAGATCGTTTTTGACTCTTGA